One window of the Dromaius novaehollandiae isolate bDroNov1 chromosome 25, bDroNov1.hap1, whole genome shotgun sequence genome contains the following:
- the PTBP1 gene encoding polypyrimidine tract-binding protein 1 isoform X1, which yields MDGIVQDITVGTKRGSDELFSTCVTNGPFIMSSNSSSAANGNDSKKFKGDSRSAGVPSRVIHVRKLPSDVTEAEVISLGLPFGKVTNLLMLKGKNQAFIEMNTEEAANTMVNYYTTVTPVLRSQPIYIQFSNHKELKTDNSPNQARAQAALQAVNSVQSGNLALSASAAAVDAGMAMAGQSPVLRIIVENLFYPVTLDVLHQIFSKFGTVLKIITFTKNNQFQALLQYADPVSAQHAKLSLDGQNIYNACCTLRIDFSKLTSLNVKYNNDKSRDYTRPDLPSGDNQPSLDQTMAAAFGAPGIISASPYAGAGFPPTFAIPQAAGLSVPNVHGALAPLAIPSAAAAAAAAGRIAIPGLTGAGNSVLLVSNLNPERVTPQCLFILFGVYGDVQRVKILFNKKENALVQMADGNQAQLAMSHLNGQKLHGKPIRITLSKHQTVQLPREGQEDQGLTKDFGNSPLHRFKKPGSKNFQNIFPPSATLHLSNIPPSITEDDLKMLFSSNGGMVKGFKFFQKDRKMALIQMGSVEEAIQSLIDLHNHDLGENHHLRVSFSKSTI from the exons cgGGGATCTGACGAGCTTTTCTCTACTTGTGTTACTAACGGACCCTTTATCATGAGCAGCAATTCTTCTTCTGCAG CTAATGGAAACGACAGCAAAAAATTCAAAGGTGATAGTAGAAGCGCTGGGGTCCCATCTCGAGTAATCCACGTCCGTAAACTCCCCAGTGACGTCACGGAGGCAGAGGTCATTTCTTTGGGCTTACCTTTTGGCAAGGTCACCAATCTTCTAAtgttgaaaggaaaaaatcag GCTTTCATAGAAATGAATACGGAGGAGGCAGCCAACACCATGGTAAACTATTATACCACAGTCACTCCAGTCCTTCGAAGCCAGCCCATCTACATTCAGTTCTCCAACCACAAGGAGCTCAAAACGGACAACTCTCCAAACCAAGCA CGTGCCCAAGCAGCTCTGCAAGCAGTGAATTCTGTTCAGTCCGGAAACCTAGCGCTGTCGGCCTCTGCGGCAGCAGTAGATGCAGGAATGGCGATGGCTGGCCAGAGCCCTGTCCTGAGGATTATTGTTGAGAATCTCTTCTATCCTGTCACTCTAGATGTTCTGCATCAG ATTTTTTCGAAGTTTGGTACAGTCTTGAAAATAATTACATTCACAAAGAACAACCAATTTCAGGCCCTGCTACAATATGCTGACCCAGTGAGCGCTCAGCATGCCAAACTG TCTTTAGATGGACAGAATATCTACAATGCCTGTTGTACACTGCGCATAGATTTCTCAAAGCTCACAAGTCTCAATGTAAAATATAACAACGATAAGAGCAGAGATTATACACGGCCAGACCTACCTTCTGGGGATAACCAGCCCTCTCTTGATCAGACCATGGCAGCTGCTTTTG GTGCCCCAGGAATAATTTCTGCCTCTCCATATGCAGGAGCTGGCTTTCCTCCTACCTTTGCAATTCCTCAGGCTGCAG GCTTGTCAGTTCCAAATGTTCATGGAGCGCTAGCTCCTTTGGCTATcccatcagcagcagctgcagcggctgcagcaggacGGATTGCCATTCCCGGCCTCACTGGGGCAGGGAACTCTGTTCTGCTGGTTAGCAATCTGAATCCTGAG AGAGTTACACCCCAATGCCTCTTTATTCTTTTCG GAGTCTATGGTGATGTGCAGAGGGTGAAGATCTTATTTAATAAGAAAGAGAATGCCCTAGTTCAGATGGCTGATGGAAACCAGGCTCAGCTTG CCATGAGTCATTTAAATGGTCAGAAGCTTCATGGGAAGCCAATCCGCATAACACTGTCCAAGCATCAGACAGTACAACTTCCCCGTGAGGGGCAGGAAGACCAAGGTCTGACTAAGGATTTTGGAAATTCTCCTCTCCATCGTTTCAAGAAACCAGGCTCCAAAAATTTCCAAAACATCTTCCCCCCTTCTGCCACTCTTCATCTGTCCAATATTCC ACCTTCAATAACTGAAGATGACCTCAAGATGCTATTTTCAAGCAATGGTGGGATGGTCAAAGGATTCAAATTCTTCCA GAAGGACCGTAAAATGGCTCTGATCCAGATGGGCTCTGTGGAAGAAGCCATTCAATCACTCATTGACCTCCATAATCATGACCTTGGGGAGAATCATCACCTGCGTGTGTCCTTCTCGAAGTCCACCATTTAA
- the PTBP1 gene encoding polypyrimidine tract-binding protein 1 isoform X2 produces MSSNSSSAANGNDSKKFKGDSRSAGVPSRVIHVRKLPSDVTEAEVISLGLPFGKVTNLLMLKGKNQAFIEMNTEEAANTMVNYYTTVTPVLRSQPIYIQFSNHKELKTDNSPNQARAQAALQAVNSVQSGNLALSASAAAVDAGMAMAGQSPVLRIIVENLFYPVTLDVLHQIFSKFGTVLKIITFTKNNQFQALLQYADPVSAQHAKLSLDGQNIYNACCTLRIDFSKLTSLNVKYNNDKSRDYTRPDLPSGDNQPSLDQTMAAAFGAPGIISASPYAGAGFPPTFAIPQAAGLSVPNVHGALAPLAIPSAAAAAAAAGRIAIPGLTGAGNSVLLVSNLNPERVTPQCLFILFGVYGDVQRVKILFNKKENALVQMADGNQAQLAMSHLNGQKLHGKPIRITLSKHQTVQLPREGQEDQGLTKDFGNSPLHRFKKPGSKNFQNIFPPSATLHLSNIPPSITEDDLKMLFSSNGGMVKGFKFFQKDRKMALIQMGSVEEAIQSLIDLHNHDLGENHHLRVSFSKSTI; encoded by the exons ATGAGCAGCAATTCTTCTTCTGCAG CTAATGGAAACGACAGCAAAAAATTCAAAGGTGATAGTAGAAGCGCTGGGGTCCCATCTCGAGTAATCCACGTCCGTAAACTCCCCAGTGACGTCACGGAGGCAGAGGTCATTTCTTTGGGCTTACCTTTTGGCAAGGTCACCAATCTTCTAAtgttgaaaggaaaaaatcag GCTTTCATAGAAATGAATACGGAGGAGGCAGCCAACACCATGGTAAACTATTATACCACAGTCACTCCAGTCCTTCGAAGCCAGCCCATCTACATTCAGTTCTCCAACCACAAGGAGCTCAAAACGGACAACTCTCCAAACCAAGCA CGTGCCCAAGCAGCTCTGCAAGCAGTGAATTCTGTTCAGTCCGGAAACCTAGCGCTGTCGGCCTCTGCGGCAGCAGTAGATGCAGGAATGGCGATGGCTGGCCAGAGCCCTGTCCTGAGGATTATTGTTGAGAATCTCTTCTATCCTGTCACTCTAGATGTTCTGCATCAG ATTTTTTCGAAGTTTGGTACAGTCTTGAAAATAATTACATTCACAAAGAACAACCAATTTCAGGCCCTGCTACAATATGCTGACCCAGTGAGCGCTCAGCATGCCAAACTG TCTTTAGATGGACAGAATATCTACAATGCCTGTTGTACACTGCGCATAGATTTCTCAAAGCTCACAAGTCTCAATGTAAAATATAACAACGATAAGAGCAGAGATTATACACGGCCAGACCTACCTTCTGGGGATAACCAGCCCTCTCTTGATCAGACCATGGCAGCTGCTTTTG GTGCCCCAGGAATAATTTCTGCCTCTCCATATGCAGGAGCTGGCTTTCCTCCTACCTTTGCAATTCCTCAGGCTGCAG GCTTGTCAGTTCCAAATGTTCATGGAGCGCTAGCTCCTTTGGCTATcccatcagcagcagctgcagcggctgcagcaggacGGATTGCCATTCCCGGCCTCACTGGGGCAGGGAACTCTGTTCTGCTGGTTAGCAATCTGAATCCTGAG AGAGTTACACCCCAATGCCTCTTTATTCTTTTCG GAGTCTATGGTGATGTGCAGAGGGTGAAGATCTTATTTAATAAGAAAGAGAATGCCCTAGTTCAGATGGCTGATGGAAACCAGGCTCAGCTTG CCATGAGTCATTTAAATGGTCAGAAGCTTCATGGGAAGCCAATCCGCATAACACTGTCCAAGCATCAGACAGTACAACTTCCCCGTGAGGGGCAGGAAGACCAAGGTCTGACTAAGGATTTTGGAAATTCTCCTCTCCATCGTTTCAAGAAACCAGGCTCCAAAAATTTCCAAAACATCTTCCCCCCTTCTGCCACTCTTCATCTGTCCAATATTCC ACCTTCAATAACTGAAGATGACCTCAAGATGCTATTTTCAAGCAATGGTGGGATGGTCAAAGGATTCAAATTCTTCCA GAAGGACCGTAAAATGGCTCTGATCCAGATGGGCTCTGTGGAAGAAGCCATTCAATCACTCATTGACCTCCATAATCATGACCTTGGGGAGAATCATCACCTGCGTGTGTCCTTCTCGAAGTCCACCATTTAA